Proteins encoded in a region of the Zea mays cultivar B73 chromosome 4, Zm-B73-REFERENCE-NAM-5.0, whole genome shotgun sequence genome:
- the LOC103655848 gene encoding ribosomal RNA processing protein 36 homolog yields MQVWDKQLKYHPPKNVESEILCEHIKKEREATKARKRPCYLKKPELHERKLMNKYNELKEAGKLDAFMEKRRRKNASKDHRFMSYQRSGDA; encoded by the exons ATGCAAGTTTGG GATAAGCAGTTGAAGTATCATCCTCCAAAGAACGTTGAATCAGAAATCTTGTGTGAGCATATCAAGAAAGAGAGGGAGGCAACAAAGGCTAGAAAACGACCATGCTATCTGAAGAAAC CTGAACTTCACGAAAGGAAGCTGATGAACAAGTACAACGAGCTCAAG GAGGCAGGAAAGCTTGATGCATTCATGGAAAAGCGGCGGAGGAAGAATGCCTCCAAAGATCATCGGTTCATGTCGTACCAACGCAGTGGAGATGCATAA